From a region of the Babylonia areolata isolate BAREFJ2019XMU chromosome 25, ASM4173473v1, whole genome shotgun sequence genome:
- the LOC143299554 gene encoding uncharacterized protein LOC143299554 — protein sequence MEFKRGDGTEVKLNDSASSPVADIGIVDTGRGSETASSCHTEERKDEGAVMMTDAMKMIVEITEEDDNDKSSAKCLANEEMMAAVSTLKALMDKAKDVRGKVSQNTKRLRDKGAEDASDLQLPPSSKAVIKAKKSGAKNRHSSEESENGDVDTSPNTREDNGSNDKSKFEPQLTEKTVTDISKTNTCSERKTNPFRPSTEISSQPSVEMETEYSSYNLGDIRTVAVSNSLEDENDSYRPADTSLSGSSTDSAEEMAPLDTSLPFSVSPESESVPVSEMSPPSASQADSCPSSQDTSSLPVPSPQPSASSSCIPDSSVESKRECASTVNEPEVCVSTHTSISDNPSTPVTAVGSSDMPETTTSPHSKLETPLNLPVASDSGVLTEKSACAVQVCSSSPEKEVTSTSLGDEERDSMSKEDVQTRYGVVQPMDTDCAHTGDGADGQISQETDKYFSATSSSEKVSRVSGGSPSLLQSSVPASHVESTVPGFHINDSASILQSSVSTSLVECSDSASLVESSVSTSLVESSVTASHVESSVSTSHVESSVTASHVESSVAASHVESSVTASHVESSVSASLVESSVTASHVESSVTASHVESSVAASHVESSVTASHVESSVSASHVESSVTASHVESGDSTSIPESCNSASIPEPMEEN from the exons ATGGAATTCAAAAGAGGTGATGGCACAGAAGTAAAACTAAATGACTCTGCTTCAAGTCCAGTGGCAGATATAGGCATTGTTGATACAGGCCGTGGATCAGAAACTGCTTCGTCTTGTcacactgaagaaagaaaagatgaaggaGCTGTGATGATGACAGATGCAATGAAGATGATTGTAGAAATCACAGAGGAAGACGACAATGACAAATCCAGTGCAAAGTGTCTCG CTAATGAAGAAATGATGGCAGCAGTCAGCACCCTGAAAGCCTTAATGGATAAAGCAAAAGACGTACGGGGCAAGGTATCTCAGAACACCAAACGCCTTAGAGACAAGGGTGCTGAAGATGCATCAGACCTGCAGCTTCCTCCCAGCTCAAAAGCTGTGATCAAAGCAAAGAAATCTGGTGCCAAAAATAGACACAGCAGTGAGGAAAGTGAAAATGGAGATGTTGACACAAGTCCAAATACAAGAGAGGACAATGGTAGTAATGACAAATCAAAATTTGAACCACAGTTGACAGAAAAAACTGTCACAGATATTAGCAAAACTAATACTTGTAGTGAAAGGAAAACTAACCCATTCAGGCCTTCTACAGAAATTTCATCACAGCCATCTgtagaaatggagacagagtaTAGTAGTTACAATTTAGGAGACATCAGGACAGTTGCTGTTAGTAACAGCTTGGAAGATGAGAATGACTCATACAGGCCTGCAGATACTTCTTTGTCTGGTTCATCCACAGACTCTGCAGAGGAAATGGCACCCCTGGATACTTCATTGCCCTTCTCCGTCTCTCCAGAATCAGAGAGTGTCCCAGTATCAGAGATGTCTCCACCATCGGCAAGCCAGGCAGATTCTTGTCCAAGTTCTCAAGATACAAGTTCATTACCTGTCCCTTCACCACAGCCTTCTGCCTCATCTTCATGTATTCCGGATTCTTCAGTCGAGAGCAAGCGAGAATGTGCATCAACAGTGAACGAGCCAGAGGTgtgtgtatctacacacacaagcatatctGACAATCCATCCACACCAGTCACTGCTGTTGGCTCTTCAGACATGCCAGAGACCACAACTTCACCTCACAGCAAGCTGGAGACACCATTGAACCTGCCTGTAGCTTCAGACAGTGGAGTTCTGACAGAGAAGTCAGCATGTGCGGTACAAGTGTGTTCATCCTCCCCAGAAAAAGAGGTTACATCTACCAGCCTTGGTGACGAAGAAAGGGACAGTATGTCCAAGGAAGATGTGCAGACAAGGTATGGCGTGGTGCAACCTATGGACACAGACTGTGCACATACAGGTGATGGTGCTGATGGCCAAATTTCTCAGGAAACTGATAAATACTTCAGTGCCACAAGCAGCAGTGAAAAGGTTAGTAGGGTGTCAGGTGGTTCTCCTTCCCTTTTGCAATCCAGTGTTCCTGCCTCCCATGTGGAATCCACTGTTCCTGGATTCCACATCAATGATTCTGCTTCCATTTTGCAATCCAGCGTTTCTACTTCCCTGGTGGAATGCAGTGATTCTGCTTCGCTTGTAGAATCCAGTGTTTCTACTTCACTGGTGGAATCCAGTGTTACTGCCTCCCATGTGGAATCCAGTGTTTCTACTTCCCATGTGGAATCCAGTGTTACTGCTTCCCATGTGGAATCCAGTGTTGCTGCCTCCCATGTGGAATCCAGTGTTACTGCTTCCCATGTGGAATCCAGTGTTTCTGCTTCACTGGTGGAATCCAGTGTTACTGCCTCCCATGTGGAATCCAGTGTTACTGCTTCCCATGTGGAATCCAGTGTTGCTGCCTCCCATGTGGAATCCAGTGTTACTGCTTCCCATGTGGAATCCAGTGTTTCTGCTTCCCATGTGGAATCCAGTGTTACTGCTTCCCATGTGGAATCTGGTGATTCTACATCCATTCCAGAATCCTGCAATTCTGCTTCCATTCCAGAACCCATGGAAGAGAATTGA